In a genomic window of Dyadobacter fermentans DSM 18053:
- the pbpC gene encoding penicillin-binding protein 1C, producing MKKNRVRKALLALICLIALFFALDLVFPFKPNIHYATQITDREGRVIHAFLSREDKWRLYSNVDEITPLLRKTLIYKEDQYFYYHPGVNPFAVVRAAARNVFSGKRTSGASTITMQVVRLMDPRPRTYLNKFIEMWHAVQLEMHYSKAEILQFYINLVPYGGNIEGIKAASLLYFGKAPQLLSLAEITALTIVPNRPSGLRPGTRNDALREARNSWLKRFQEDGLFDTPVIRDALAEPLNIRRLQTPRLAPHLSIRLKQQFPDEPVIRTHVNMQAQSQIEEQVKNYINRRQLMNIHNAAVLVVNNETMEVEAYVGSADFNNPFDGGQVDGVRAVRSPGSTLKPLLYAAAFDAGMITPKSVLNDVPGNFSGYEPENFDKHFNGAVTTEFALANSLNIPAVKVLKEIGTPALIAKLRKARFKTVDKQAKNLGLSMILGGCGVTLEELTRLFAAFANEGKLRNLRLSGADVQDKNGTTFLSEEATFLTTGILTQITRPDLPTNFDNTYHLPRIAWKTGTSYGKRDAWSIGYNRRYTVGVWVGNFSGEGVPELSGANTATPLLFSIFNALDYNSPKGWYKTPANISTRNVCPVSGDIPSDFCDHQVPDQYILGVSAYHKCQHMRWVFTDAKGKMSYCTYCLPESGFEKKAYPNLAPELIAFYEMQKLPYPKIPPHNPLCERVFHEGAPLIVSPNDGSEYYIRKDEPQQIQLACQAANDVQEVYWYINDKLFQKSSPQESIFLTPPLGRVKVSCSDDKGRNADVWIVVKRM from the coding sequence ATGAAGAAAAACCGGGTCAGAAAGGCATTGCTGGCATTAATTTGCCTCATAGCCCTTTTTTTCGCCCTCGACCTGGTATTTCCTTTCAAACCAAACATTCATTACGCCACCCAGATCACCGACCGCGAAGGCCGCGTTATTCATGCATTTCTGAGCAGGGAGGATAAATGGCGGCTCTATTCGAATGTGGATGAGATTACGCCGCTACTCCGCAAGACGCTGATTTATAAGGAAGACCAGTATTTTTACTATCATCCTGGTGTTAATCCGTTTGCCGTGGTGCGTGCGGCTGCAAGAAATGTTTTTTCAGGGAAACGAACGTCAGGGGCGTCCACGATTACCATGCAGGTCGTGCGGCTGATGGACCCGCGTCCGCGGACTTACCTGAACAAGTTCATCGAAATGTGGCACGCTGTTCAGCTGGAAATGCATTATTCCAAAGCGGAGATCCTGCAATTTTATATCAACCTTGTGCCTTATGGAGGTAATATCGAGGGCATCAAAGCGGCCTCGCTGCTCTATTTTGGAAAGGCACCGCAGTTGCTGAGCCTGGCGGAGATTACCGCGCTGACGATCGTGCCCAACCGTCCGTCGGGCCTCCGCCCGGGTACACGCAATGATGCGCTGCGCGAGGCGCGCAACAGCTGGCTGAAACGGTTTCAGGAGGATGGCCTGTTCGACACCCCGGTGATCCGGGATGCATTGGCAGAGCCGCTGAACATCCGCAGGCTGCAAACGCCGCGCCTGGCCCCGCATCTTTCGATCCGCCTCAAACAGCAGTTTCCCGACGAGCCCGTGATCCGCACCCATGTGAACATGCAGGCGCAAAGCCAGATCGAGGAACAGGTCAAAAATTATATCAACCGGCGGCAACTGATGAATATCCACAATGCCGCCGTGCTGGTCGTGAACAACGAAACCATGGAAGTGGAGGCTTACGTGGGCTCGGCCGATTTCAATAATCCGTTCGACGGCGGGCAGGTAGATGGCGTGAGGGCGGTGCGTTCGCCCGGCAGCACGCTGAAACCGCTATTGTACGCTGCCGCATTCGACGCAGGCATGATCACGCCGAAATCAGTTCTGAACGACGTGCCCGGCAATTTCAGCGGCTATGAGCCTGAAAATTTCGACAAGCATTTCAATGGCGCCGTCACGACAGAGTTTGCTTTGGCCAACTCGCTTAACATTCCCGCTGTGAAGGTTTTGAAGGAAATCGGGACACCCGCATTGATCGCCAAACTGCGTAAAGCGCGTTTCAAAACCGTGGATAAGCAAGCCAAAAACCTCGGCCTGTCGATGATTCTGGGAGGCTGCGGGGTTACCCTGGAAGAGCTGACGCGGCTGTTTGCCGCATTTGCCAATGAAGGGAAACTGCGGAACCTGCGCTTATCGGGCGCCGATGTTCAGGATAAAAACGGGACGACTTTTTTATCGGAGGAAGCCACTTTCCTCACCACGGGCATCCTCACGCAGATTACCCGGCCCGACCTGCCCACGAATTTTGATAATACCTATCATTTGCCGCGCATTGCGTGGAAAACCGGAACATCGTACGGTAAACGCGATGCGTGGAGCATCGGCTATAACCGCCGGTACACAGTGGGCGTTTGGGTGGGTAATTTTTCGGGGGAGGGCGTGCCGGAACTGAGCGGGGCCAATACGGCAACGCCACTGCTGTTTTCGATATTCAATGCGCTGGATTACAACTCGCCGAAGGGCTGGTACAAAACTCCGGCTAATATTTCAACCCGCAACGTTTGCCCCGTCAGCGGCGACATTCCGTCCGATTTCTGTGATCACCAGGTGCCCGACCAGTACATCTTGGGGGTGTCTGCCTATCATAAATGCCAGCATATGCGCTGGGTGTTTACGGATGCGAAAGGTAAAATGTCGTACTGCACCTATTGCCTCCCTGAAAGCGGGTTTGAGAAAAAGGCTTATCCCAACCTTGCGCCGGAGTTGATCGCGTTTTATGAAATGCAGAAGTTGCCTTATCCGAAGATTCCACCGCATAACCCGCTGTGTGAAAGGGTTTTTCACGAGGGCGCCCCGCTGATCGTCAGCCCGAACGACGGCAGCGAATACTACATTCGCAAGGATGAGCCGCAGCAGATCCAGCTCGCCTGCCAGGCCGCGAACGACGTCCAGGAGGTTTATTGGTATATCAATGATAAGTTATTCCAAAAGTCATCCCCGCAGGAAAGTATCTTCCTAACCCCGCCGCTGGGGCGTGTAAAGGTTTCGTGCAGCGACGATAAAGGGCGCAATGCGGACGTGTGGATTGTTGTGAAACGGATGTAA
- the glpK gene encoding glycerol kinase GlpK produces MSKYIAAIDQGTTSTRCILFNQQGNIVSVGQKEHEQIYPQPGWVEHNPTEIWKNTLEVIALARINVSAHAQDIAAVGITNQRETTVVWNKRTGKPYYNALVWQDTRTTDLVAKYEREGGLNQFRDITGLPVSTYFSGLKLKWLLDNVEGIREDAEKGEAIFGNIDTFLIWHLTGGTHGGIHVTDVTNASRTQLMNLRTLQWDKSMLAAYNIPEIMLPAIKSSSEIYGYSDHEVLPGVPVAGDLGDQHAALVGQTCFEPGMAKNTYGTGCFLVMNTGTELKTSENGLLTTISYKFGDQPVQYALEGSVAVTGALVQWLRDNLGLIQNASDIEALAQTVEDNGGAYFVPAFSGLYAPYWRNDARGVIAGLTRYVNKGHIARAVLEATAYQTVDVVKAMEQDSGIELASLRVDGGMVHNQLLMQFQSDILDTQVVSPAVAETTALGAAYAAGLAVGYWKSTDDLKKNWAVAHTWNPNMAEETRNAYYKGWKKAVTKSYDWID; encoded by the coding sequence ATGTCCAAATACATTGCCGCCATTGACCAGGGTACTACCAGCACGCGCTGCATACTTTTCAACCAGCAGGGAAATATCGTTTCGGTAGGACAAAAAGAGCACGAACAGATTTACCCGCAGCCGGGCTGGGTAGAGCACAATCCCACTGAAATCTGGAAAAACACCCTGGAAGTGATCGCATTGGCGCGGATTAATGTGTCGGCGCACGCGCAGGACATCGCCGCCGTGGGCATTACCAACCAGCGCGAAACGACGGTGGTATGGAACAAGCGCACCGGCAAGCCTTACTACAATGCATTGGTGTGGCAGGACACGCGCACCACCGACCTCGTCGCGAAATACGAGCGGGAAGGCGGCCTCAACCAATTCCGCGACATTACCGGCCTCCCTGTTTCAACTTACTTTAGTGGTTTAAAACTAAAATGGCTGCTGGACAACGTAGAGGGCATCCGCGAAGACGCTGAAAAAGGCGAAGCGATTTTCGGAAACATCGATACTTTCCTGATCTGGCACCTTACCGGCGGCACGCACGGCGGCATTCACGTAACCGATGTTACCAATGCAAGCCGCACGCAGCTGATGAACCTGCGGACATTGCAATGGGACAAATCCATGCTGGCCGCCTACAATATCCCCGAAATTATGCTGCCCGCCATCAAAAGCAGCAGCGAAATATATGGTTATTCCGATCACGAGGTACTGCCGGGCGTGCCCGTCGCCGGCGACCTGGGCGACCAGCATGCGGCATTGGTAGGCCAAACCTGCTTCGAACCGGGCATGGCCAAAAACACCTACGGAACCGGCTGCTTCCTCGTGATGAACACCGGTACCGAACTGAAAACCTCTGAAAACGGCCTGCTGACAACCATTTCCTACAAATTCGGCGACCAGCCGGTGCAATATGCGCTGGAAGGAAGTGTGGCCGTCACCGGCGCGCTGGTGCAATGGCTGCGCGATAACCTCGGCCTGATCCAGAACGCCAGCGATATTGAAGCCCTCGCCCAAACCGTCGAAGACAATGGCGGCGCCTATTTCGTACCAGCATTCTCAGGCTTGTACGCGCCCTACTGGCGCAACGACGCCCGCGGTGTAATCGCAGGCCTTACGCGCTACGTGAACAAAGGGCACATTGCCCGGGCAGTTTTGGAAGCCACGGCTTACCAAACGGTGGACGTCGTGAAAGCAATGGAACAAGATTCCGGCATCGAACTGGCCAGCCTACGTGTCGACGGCGGTATGGTGCATAACCAGCTCCTAATGCAATTCCAATCGGATATTCTCGATACCCAGGTCGTTTCACCGGCCGTAGCCGAAACCACCGCGCTCGGCGCCGCCTACGCTGCGGGCCTGGCCGTTGGCTATTGGAAAAGCACCGATGATTTGAAGAAAAACTGGGCCGTTGCTCACACCTGGAACCCTAATATGGCCGAGGAAACGCGGAATGCATACTACAAAGGCTGGAAGAAGGCTGTTACCAAGTCGTATGATTGGATTGACTAA